One Primulina huaijiensis isolate GDHJ02 chromosome 5, ASM1229523v2, whole genome shotgun sequence DNA segment encodes these proteins:
- the LOC140976517 gene encoding O-fucosyltransferase 13 isoform X2 yields the protein MRRDFCDGVGIARLLNATLVLPKFEVAAYWNESSGFGDVFDVDYFIEQMNGFVQVVKELPAELASKEPIQVDCSKRKGLFDYVETVLPSLLEHHYISITPAMSQRRDRYPQYAKAALCQVCYKALRLTSALEKKGSELLQAIPKPFLSLHLRFEPDMVAYSQCEYSGLSPSSVQSIEAARGERKTYTGEQARYWRNRGKCPLTPNETRIILQALAIPTNTSIYLAAGDGLMELESLTSVYTNVFTKSTLLSDEDFKNMHGNTKAALDYYVSISSDSYVATYFGNMDKMVAAMRAFKGLYKTLFLRRRAFAELCSKGLHGNLLMDALYKVHKDDFVMGVGSALPDCFCEFKLRG from the exons ATGAGGCGGGAT TTTTGTGATGGTGTTGGTATTGCTCGCCTACTAAATGCAACTCTTGTTCTACCCAAATTTGAAGTAGCTGCATATTGGAATGAATCTAG TGGATTTGGAGATGTCTTTGATGTGGATTACTTCATCGAACAAATGAATGGCTTTGTTCAGGTTGTGAAAGAGTTGCCTGCAGAGCTAGCATCCAAAGAACCTATTCAAGTTGATTGTAGCAAACGAAAAGGTTTATTTGATTATGTAGAAACTGTGCTTCCTTCGCTGCTGGAGCatcattatatttcaataaCTCCAGCGATGAGTCAAAGAAGAGACAG ATATCCACAGTATGCAAAAGCTGCCCTTTGTCAGGTTTGTTACAAGGCTCTGCGTCTGACCAGTGCATTGGAGAAGAAAGGATCTGAGCTTTTGCAAGCTATTCCAAAGCCATTCCTTTCACTTCACCTCCGGTTTGAACCTGACATGGTAGCTTATAGTCAGTGTGAATATTCCGGTCTTTCTCCCTCTTCCGTCCAAAGTATAGAGGCTGCGCGAGGAGAGAGGAAAACATATACTGGAGAGCAAGCTCGTTATTGGAGAAACCGTGGAAAGTGTCCCCTTACACCAAATGAAACTAGGATCATCCTTCAAGCTCTTGCTATCCCTACCAATACAAGTATCTATCTGGCAGCTGGGGATGGTCTAATGGAACTTGAAAGCCTGACTTCTGTATACACAAATGTTTTTACCAAATCCACCCTTTTGAGTGACGAGGACTTCAAAAACATGCATGGAAACACAAAAGCTGCGCTGGATTATTATGTCTCAATCAGTAGTGATTCATATGTGGCTACATATTTTGGGAACATGGATAAAATGGTTGCTGCCATGCGGGCATTCAAAGGGTTGTATAAAACCCTTTTCTTACGCAGGAGGGCATTTGCAGAATTATGTTCGAAGGGGCTTCACGGGAATCTTTTGATGGATGCTCTGTACAAGGTTCACAAAGATGATTTTGTAATGGGCGTTGGATCTGCTTTACCCGATTGCTTCTGTGAATTCAAGCTTCGAGGTTAG
- the LOC140977474 gene encoding probable polygalacturonase At3g15720, with protein MHNSHLKNLELVKYFVILSLVLFESRVLTRGEHEIALDGYSYNTTSHDVTNYGAVGDGITDDTKAFEAAWGAACTSGLDKVAICVPSGKAFLVSRILFQGPCKPISISFQILGTIVAPPRSKWEAQIIADEWLHFHLVVGLEVMGYGQGLIDGKGGSWWSYGPNVTRPTAMRFSHCNELQVSGLTHIDSPMNHISINECSNVSLTELHMIAPITSPNTDGIDISASTNISVHDSKMETGDDCIAINGGTSHVNITGIECGPGHGISIGSLGKDGRYEEVEDITVSNCSFHRTHNGVRIKTWQGGSGFARRITFSNINFDATDNPVIIDQYYCPHQICTEKKSAVKVSDVKYIRLQGTSISRDATINFSCSQTVPCADIQMDDVNIVPIDQQPPSSQCINAHVTEHSSNPALRCRNRQ; from the exons ATGCATAATTCTCATCTTAAAAATTTG GAATTAGTGAaatattttgtgattttgaGCTTGGTATTATTCGAATCAAGAGTTCTTACAAGGGGTGAGCACGAAATTGCATTGGATGGATATTCCTATAACACCACGTCTCACGATGTCACAAACTATGGTGCTGTAGGAGATGGAATAACAGATGATACTAAA GCTTTTGAGGCAGCGTGGGGAGCAGCATGCACGAGTGGTTTGGACAAAGTTGCAATATGCGTACCCAGTGGAAAGGCATTTTTGGTGTCTCGTATCCTGTTTCAAGGCCCATGCAAACCAATATCGATTTCATTTCAG ATACTGGGAACCATTGTTGCTCCTCCAAGATCAAAATGGGAGGCACAAATTATTGCAGATGAATGGCTGCATTTTCATCTAGTAGTTGGACTAGAAGTGATGGGGTATGGTCAAGGACTCATAGATGGAAAAGGAGGTTCTTGGTGGTCCTAT GGACCCAACGTGACACGACCCACG GCAATGAGATTCTCACATTGCAACGAACTTCAAGTGAGCGGCTTGACACACATCGACAGCCCAATGAACCATATTTCAATAAATGAATGCAGCAATGTAAGCCTTACAGAACTTCACATGATTGCACCAATTACAAGTCCAAATACCGATGGAATCGACATAAGTGCTTCTACCAACATTAGTGTTCACGACTCTAAAATGGAAactg GGGATGATTGCATTGCCATAAATGGAGGAACCTCACATGTCAATATAACCGGAATAGAATGTGGTCCAGGACATGGAATAAG CATTGGAAGTCTAGGAAAAGATGGAAGATACGAAGAAGTGGAAGATATAACCGTAAGCAATTGCAGCTTCCATAGAACACATAATGGAGTAAGAATCAAAACATGGCAG GGTGGCTCGGGATTTGCCAGAAGAATCACCTTCTCGAATATCAACTTCGATGCAACCGATAACCCTGTAATCATTGACCAGTATTACTGCCCTCACCAAATATGCACGGAAAAG AAATCTGCTGTCAAAGTCAGCGATGTGAAGTACATAAGACTCCAGGGGACATCCATCAGCCGGGACGCAACCATCAACTTCAGTTGCAGCCAGACGGTTCCTTGTGCTGATATCCAAATGGATGATGTAAACATAGTACCAATAGATCAACAGCCACCATCCTCACAATGCATCAACGCTCATGTGACCGAACATTCATCGAATCCAGCTCTCCGTTGTCGCAATAGGCAATGA